From Halorubrum salinarum, the proteins below share one genomic window:
- a CDS encoding saccharopine dehydrogenase family protein: MTDAEPTHDVVVWGATGVAGRFTAEFLAERYGPADLSLAVGGRDREKLDALADDLARRSDARDDVAVVVGDATDPDSLRAVARDAEVVCTTVGPYTRLGTPLVEACVETGTDYCDLTGEVNWVRETVDRFHEAAVDADARIVHSCGFDSVPADLGTLLAQSYAREAHGAPCETVQIYLDGGSGSVSGGTLASAGELFEAAATDPLARETLRNPYSLAPRGERSGVDPGAQRWPRRDPLRGEWTAPSPMAAVNERVVRRSNALLGYPWGREFRCSEVVPTGEGVRGAATAGAVAGGLGLFTAAMSVGPLRSALRRYVFPDPGEGPTREEAEAGHFRIRVLGRGTAADGPFTVEAEFGADRDPGYGATARMLGESAVCLARDEVDSPFDGGVLTPASGIGLPLAERLREVGFTASADEASADGR; the protein is encoded by the coding sequence ATGACCGACGCCGAGCCGACGCACGACGTCGTGGTGTGGGGCGCGACCGGGGTCGCCGGGCGGTTCACGGCCGAGTTCCTCGCCGAGCGGTACGGCCCCGCCGATCTCTCGCTGGCCGTCGGCGGACGCGATCGGGAGAAGCTCGACGCGCTCGCCGACGACCTCGCCCGTCGCAGCGACGCGCGAGACGATGTCGCCGTCGTCGTGGGCGACGCCACCGACCCCGATAGCCTGCGCGCGGTCGCCCGAGACGCGGAGGTGGTGTGTACGACGGTCGGCCCCTACACCCGGCTCGGGACGCCGCTGGTCGAGGCCTGCGTCGAGACCGGCACGGACTACTGCGACCTCACCGGCGAGGTGAACTGGGTGCGCGAGACCGTGGACCGCTTCCACGAGGCGGCGGTCGACGCCGACGCCAGGATCGTCCACAGCTGCGGGTTCGACTCGGTCCCGGCGGACCTCGGCACCCTGCTCGCGCAGTCGTACGCGCGAGAGGCGCACGGCGCGCCCTGCGAGACGGTCCAGATCTACCTCGACGGGGGCAGCGGGAGCGTCAGCGGCGGGACGCTGGCGAGCGCCGGCGAGCTGTTCGAAGCGGCCGCGACCGATCCGCTCGCGCGGGAGACGCTCCGCAACCCCTACTCGCTGGCGCCGCGCGGCGAGCGGAGCGGCGTCGACCCGGGCGCACAGCGCTGGCCGCGGCGGGACCCGCTGCGGGGCGAGTGGACGGCGCCGTCGCCGATGGCCGCGGTGAACGAGCGGGTGGTGCGCCGGAGCAACGCGCTCCTCGGGTACCCGTGGGGGCGCGAGTTCCGGTGTTCGGAGGTGGTCCCGACCGGCGAGGGGGTGCGGGGCGCGGCGACCGCGGGCGCCGTCGCCGGCGGCCTCGGCCTGTTCACGGCTGCGATGTCCGTCGGACCGCTGCGTTCCGCGCTCCGGCGATACGTCTTCCCGGACCCGGGCGAGGGGCCGACGCGGGAAGAGGCCGAGGCGGGCCACTTCCGGATCCGCGTCCTCGGACGCGGGACGGCGGCGGACGGGCCGTTCACTGTGGAGGCCGAGTTCGGCGCCGACCGCGATCCGGGCTACGGCGCCACCGCGCGGATGCTCGGCGAGTCGGCGGTCTGCCTGGCGCGCGACGAGGTCGACTCCCCGTTCGACGGCGGCGTGTTGACGCCGGCGTCCGGGATCGGCCTCCCGCTCGCGGAGCGACTCCGCGAGGTCGGCTTCACCGCGTCGGCCGACGAGGCGAGCGCCGACGGTCGCTAA
- a CDS encoding NAD-dependent epimerase/dehydratase family protein gives MQDKRVLVTGGAGFIGSNLANRLAADNDVIAVDDTYLGTPENLDDDVEFVEASVVDGEFPVDVDVVFHLAALSSRNMHESDPQRGCRVNVEGFVNTVERARKEGCDTVVYASTSSIYGSRTEPSPVDMDVEARTAYEASKLARERYAEYYANHHDMNMAGLRFFSVYQGFGGNEEHKGEYANTVAQFADAIANGEAPELFGDGSQTRDFTHVSDVARACELAADHELTGVYNVGTQEAYSFNEMVDMINDALGTDVDPEYIECPFDGYVHDTMADYSQFHEATGWEPEIGFEEGVELVCEPYQ, from the coding sequence ATGCAGGACAAACGCGTCCTCGTCACGGGCGGCGCGGGATTCATCGGCTCGAACCTCGCGAACCGCCTCGCCGCCGACAACGACGTGATCGCGGTCGACGACACCTACCTCGGCACGCCCGAGAACCTCGACGACGACGTGGAGTTCGTCGAGGCCTCAGTCGTCGACGGCGAGTTCCCCGTCGACGTCGACGTCGTCTTCCACCTCGCCGCGCTCTCCTCGCGGAACATGCACGAGAGCGACCCCCAGCGTGGCTGCCGCGTCAACGTCGAAGGGTTCGTTAACACGGTCGAACGCGCTCGAAAGGAAGGGTGTGACACCGTCGTCTACGCCTCCACCTCCTCCATCTACGGGAGCCGCACCGAGCCCTCGCCGGTCGACATGGACGTGGAGGCGCGCACGGCCTACGAGGCGTCCAAGCTCGCGCGCGAGCGTTACGCCGAGTACTACGCCAACCACCACGACATGAACATGGCCGGCCTGCGGTTCTTCTCGGTGTACCAGGGGTTCGGCGGCAACGAGGAACACAAGGGCGAGTACGCGAACACGGTCGCGCAGTTCGCGGACGCCATCGCCAACGGGGAGGCGCCCGAGCTGTTCGGCGACGGCTCTCAGACCCGCGACTTCACGCACGTTTCCGACGTGGCCCGCGCGTGCGAGCTCGCCGCCGACCACGAGCTGACGGGCGTGTACAACGTCGGCACCCAGGAAGCGTACTCGTTCAACGAGATGGTCGACATGATCAACGACGCGCTCGGCACCGACGTCGACCCCGAGTACATAGAGTGTCCCTTCGACGGCTACGTCCACGACACGATGGCCGACTACTCGCAGTTCCACGAGGCCACCGGCTGGGAGCCGGAGATCGGCTTCGAGGAAGGCGTCGAGCTGGTCTGCGAGCCGTATCAGTAA